The region CTTTGGAATTATATATGCCTGAATTATCGAAGCAAATCATCACTTTGCTAAGTGAGCATTCTAAGTTATCTATAAGCGAAATAACAGTGTTCACTAATGCTAACTATAATACAATTAAAAAACATCTTTCAAAGTTAGTAAATGAAGGTCAAATAATCAAACATGGAAAAAGTAAAGCAACTTGGTATACGTTGTTTAATTAAACTATCTTAAAACTTACCAAATAAAAATATGTAATCTGCTATTTTCATAGTATTAAAATTATAATCTTCTACTTCAAGATTACCAATAACTGTAAAGTTCTTATAATCTTTTGTTAATGCAAACATCATTAGTGAAGGTGGGCATATTTTAGGGTCAAGTTTTAATGATAATGGAATCAATCTTTTTTCAAATCCGTTATTAATAAATGCCTTTTGCAATACTAATATTATAGCCTCACTACACATTAATCCTTCTTTTGAAATAGTAAAATTTAATAGTTTTTTAGAATCAAATAAGCTATTTTGAATAGATAATTTTATCTCATTTGAATAAGCAGCCATTGACTCATTCCAAGACTTCATTAATTTGTTTGTTTTATTATTAAAAAATGGCTCTTCTTTTAGTAACTCATGTATTATTTCCAGAAATTGCTCTTTAATTTTTACATTATTTATTCGTATAACAAAATAGTGATAACCCTTTTGTTCTAATTTTTTACTAGATTGTATATGAGTTTCAGTAAATTTTTTGTATGCTAAATGATTTGTAGCATGGGCAATTTTAATACCTTCAGGGTTATAACCACCTTTAGTTACTATGGCTACATGACATGCCGTTTCTTGTGTATTAATATTTTTCCAAAATATTATATCGCCAATTAATAAATCTTTAGCTTTAATTATTTTGTCTAATCTTTCTATACTAGCATAAGAATTGTCTATAAAGTTTAATATTAAGTATATAGTCAAAGGTATTATTTTAAAAAATTTAATTGTCATATCAAGAATTATCCTAGTCTAAAGTTCTTTAATCTAAGCGAATTTACTATTACTGATAGCGAGCTAAAGCTCATTGCAATACTTGCAAATATTGGGCTTAACAATACTCCAAACCAGGGGTATAAAATACCTCCTGCCAAAGGTACTCCAAGTATATTATAAATAAAAGCAAAGAAAAGGTTTTGCTTAATATTACGAATAGTAGCTTTGCTAAGTTTATAAGCTTTGATTATACCGCCAACATCACCCTTAAGTAAGGTAATACCTGCACTTTCTATAGCTATATCAGTACCATTTCCCATGGCAATTCCTACATTGGCTTGAGCTAAGGCAATAGCATCATTAATACCATCTTCTGCCATAGCTACAATTTTACCTTGAAGCTGTAGGTCTTTAATAACTTCTGCTTTACGGGCAGGGGTAACTCCCGCTTCTACATTGTCTATCTGTAGTTTCTTAGCTATAGCTAAAGCAGTAGTAAAATTATCACCTGTTAACATTATAATGTTAATATTATTCTGGCTTAAATCTTTTATCGCGTTATAAGCCGAAGATTTAATAGGATCCGCAGTACAGAACAATGCTTCTATCTTACCTTCAACTCCAAAGAACATAACAGTTTGGCCATCACTTCTCATTTCAAAAGCTAGCTTATCTATTTGTACTATATTGTTAACTTCTTCATTAAATAATTTTAGATTACCAAAAGAGATATCTACTTCCTCAATTGATCCTATTACTCCTTGCCCAGTAATTGATTGAAAATTTTCTACTTTCGCTAGATTGATATTCTTTTCCTTTGCGGCATTAACAATTGCCGCAGCCAGTGGATGCTCACTATTTTGCTCAAGGCTTGCTGCCAAGTAGAGCAATTTACTTTCATTGTATTCACCAAGAGATTTAATCAAAGTTAGCTTAGGCTTTCCTTCAGTTAAAGTACACGTCTTATCAACCACTATAGTATCAATCTTAGTGAGTAGCTTTAAACTAGAAGCATTTTTAATTAAAATTCCTAATTTAGCTCCTTTTCCAGTAGCAGCCATACTCGACATAGGAATGGCCAGCCCTAAAGCACAAGGACATGCTATGATTATCACTATTGGCACAAAATAAGCTGATGTTAAATCTGCCAATTTTTGGATTTGCATTTTACTTTTTTGAGCTTTTGATACTATCTCAACTATTTGTGCAAGTACTGTTTCTTTACCTATACGTACTGCTTTAACAATTATACTACCATTACCATTCAGAGTTCCGCCTATAACTTTATCTCCTATGTTCTTATATACAGGCATTGATTCGCCCGTTAACATAGATTCATCTATACTACTGTTACCTTCTATAATAATGGCATCCACTGGTATTTTCTCACCTGGCCTAATTCTAATAAGGTTACCTATTGCTACTTCTTTATATCATTAAATTTAAGTAATCTTAACCCATTAAGTACTACTATAAGGCTAGTACCCATATCAGCAAAGACTGCCATCCATAAGGTAGCCTTACCAAGTAATGCTAAAATAAAGAATACTAACTTGGTGCTAATTGATAAACTGATATTCTGAACAAGTACTTGATATGTTTTTTTGCTTAAATTAATAAAATATGGGATTTTTTCTAAATTATCTTTCATCAGAGCGATATCGGCAGTCTCTAAGGCAGTAGCCGTCCCAGCTGCTCCCATAGCAAAACCAATTGAGGCTTTAGCTAAAGCTGGCGCATCATTAATACCATCCCCTACCATTCCTACTGTTTTATATTTTGCAAGTAGTTTGTTCACCTCAGTAAGCTTATCCTCAGGTAAAAGACTAGCATAAATCTCACTTATACCAACCTTTTTAGCTATTGTAGCAGCAGTAACAGGATTATCTCCGGTAAGCATTATTGGGTTAACTGCTAAAGCTTTAAGCTCTGAAATTACATTATGAGTATTTTCACGCAAGCTATCAGCAACAGCTAATATCCCTATTGCCTGTTTTTCATTAAATAGAATAAGTGTAGTCTTACCTTCATGTTCTAAACGTTCAAGAATAGCTTCCACTTCAGTACTACACAAACCTTTTTCTTCGATAAGACG is a window of Sphingobacteriia bacterium DNA encoding:
- a CDS encoding heavy metal translocating P-type ATPase → MGNLIRIRPGEKIPVDAIIIEGNSSIDESMLTGESMPVYKNIGDKVIGGTLNGNGSIIVKAVRIGKETVLAQIVEIVSKAQKSKMQIQKLADLTSAYFVPIVIIIACPCALGLAIPMSSMAATGKGAKLGILIKNASSLKLLTKIDTIVVDKTCTLTEGKPKLTLIKSLGEYNESKLLYLAASLEQNSEHPLAAAIVNAAKEKNINLAKVENFQSITGQGVIGSIEEVDISFGNLKLFNEEVNNIVQIDKLAFEMRSDGQTVMFFGVEGKIEALFCTADPIKSSAYNAIKDLSQNNINIIMLTGDNFTTALAIAKKLQIDNVEAGVTPARKAEVIKDLQLQGKIVAMAEDGINDAIALAQANVGIAMGNGTDIAIESAGITLLKGDVGGIIKAYKLSKATIRNIKQNLFFAFIYNILGVPLAGGILYPWFGVLLSPIFASIAMSFSSLSVIVNSLRLKNFRLG